In the genome of Natronomonas salina, the window GTCTCCGTGCCACCGTTCCCGTCGAACTCCCAGAGGTCGTAGGACGCGTTCGCGGGGTCGCCTGCCTCGTTGAAGTTGACGTCCGAAGAGGCCCCCTGGTAGTTGACCTGCTCGCCGTTCGCGACGGCCTCGACGCCCTCGAGGAAGTTCTCGGGGGTCACCTCCATGCCGTCGGGGTTGGCGACGTTGCGCATCTGGTCGCGGATGGCGGTCCCGTCGTTGGCGCCCGCCGCGACGTTCGCGAGGATACCGACCGCCACCGAGTCGTACGACTGCGCCGTGAAGACGCCGGGCGAGCCGTCGTAGCGGTCCTCGTAGAGGCCCGTGAACGCCTCCTGGGCGGGGCCGCCCGCCGCGGGAGCGGTCCCGACCACGTTGTCCATCGGGTTGCCGACCTGCTGTTGCATCTCGCCGTCCCGGAGGCCGTCGGGAACGATGATGTCCTCGCTCCCGTCGCTGATCTGGTAGTAGTCCCGGAACAGCGTGTTCCCGTCCTCCGGGTAGCCGATGACGTTGATGACGTCGACGTCGCCGCCACCGTTGCCGTTGCCGTTCCCGTTGCCGTTTCCGTTGCCACCGGTACAGCCGGCCAGACCGGCGACGCCGGCCACGCCGATGCCCTTCAAGAGGTTCCGGCGGTTCCGGTCGATGTGTCGTGTCATACCGAGCGTGTGTAGTTAGTGATGTGGTATAAAAGTATCCACGACACTATAGCCAAAAATAGTCAACAGATAAATACTAGGTGGTGACACGTTCCCGCAGAAAGGCCGTCAGGGAAGGTGATTCTCCGCTGGCAGCCCGTTGCTGTCCGTCAGCGGTCGCCGAACTCGACGTCCGTGTTCTCCTCGCGACAGGTCTCGAGGGCGTGTTTCGCGGTCATGCCGGCGTCCTGGGCGGTCCGGGCGCGCCCGACGCCGACCTTCAGGTCGACGCCGACGGCCTCGTTGACGTGCTCGATGGCGTCGGCGAACCCCTCGCGGTCCACGCCGGAACAGATCGCGATGATGTTGTCGCCGCCGACGAAGAACGACAGCGAGTCGTGGGCCTTCCGCATGTAGCGCATCAGTTCGGCGTACCCCTGTTCGATGTTGATGAAGGAGTCGAAGGCGTTCAGGCGGTCGGTGTACTTTGAGGTCGCGTCGTTGACGTCGAAGTGGGCGATCTGGACGTCGGTCGGCTTCCGCTCGTCCTCGTGGAGCGGTTCGCCGCGGAGGATCTCCGTCCGGGTGCGGTCCTGGGCGCTGCCGGCCTCCTGCAGCTGGTCGGTGGCGACGCCGAGGGCCTCGGCGGGCGAGGGGTCGACGGCCATGCTGAGGCTCACCGTCACCGGGTAGCGGTTACCGACCGACTCCTGGACGAGCGCGTGGGCGTCGCGGTCCAGGCCGTTCGTCACCGCGACCATGTTGTCGAAGCGGGTGAAGAAGACGTACCCCTCGCGGTTACCGAACAACTGCGAGAGGTCGGCGTAGAGCCGCGACTGCAGGGTCTGGAGGTCGATCTCACGGCGGGGCTCGGGCGTGACGGTCCAGGGCCCGTAGTTGTCTATCTGGATGAGCGTTACCTGCGTCTGAGTCACGGGAGGGGGTTCGAAGTGCCCCGGTATTTGCCTTGCCATCCGCGTCGCGTCGCCCCAGAATCGTGACGGCCGACCGCGGCGCGACGCGCTTTTGGGGTCGCGTCACGAGGGTGCGCGCATGTTCATCGGCATCGCCGGGGGTACCGGCGCCGGCAAGACGACCGTCGCCCGCCGCATCACCGACGGCGTCGAGTCGGTCCGCGTCCTCCCGCTGGACAACTACTACCGGGACCGCTCGAGCCTGTCGTCGGAGGAGCGCGCCCGGGTGAACTACGACCACCCGGACGCCTTCGACTGGCCGCTCGTCCGCGAGCACCTCGAGGCGCTGGAGGCCGGCGAGGCCGTCGAGATGCCGCAGTACGACTTCGAGCGACACCTCCGGACCGACGAGACGGTCCACGTCGCGCCCGGCGAGGTGGTCGTCGTCGAGGGCATCCTCGCGCTGTACGACGACGCGGTCAGGGAGCGGCTGGACCTCCGGCTGTACGTCG includes:
- a CDS encoding ABC transporter substrate-binding protein, which codes for MTRHIDRNRRNLLKGIGVAGVAGLAGCTGGNGNGNGNGNGNGGGDVDVINVIGYPEDGNTLFRDYYQISDGSEDIIVPDGLRDGEMQQQVGNPMDNVVGTAPAAGGPAQEAFTGLYEDRYDGSPGVFTAQSYDSVAVGILANVAAGANDGTAIRDQMRNVANPDGMEVTPENFLEGVEAVANGEQVNYQGASSDVNFNEAGDPANASYDLWEFDGNGGTETNDTLSFEGDSPDGAGPSADSIEGGLGRSVTVGILLPETGNLASVGEGMINAAEIPAAQVNESDLDLEVETQLEDTNTDPNTGIQAANALVNAGVPYVCGAASSGVNVPISQEALIPNQVVGCSPSSTALSVTNLEDDDYIFRTAPSDLLQGRVMAQVASEELGAQTAATLYVNNDYGQQLSEQFSSVFEEEFDGTVTNQVAYNQNEDSYTTVIQEALGGN
- a CDS encoding GTP cyclohydrolase III gives rise to the protein MTQTQVTLIQIDNYGPWTVTPEPRREIDLQTLQSRLYADLSQLFGNREGYVFFTRFDNMVAVTNGLDRDAHALVQESVGNRYPVTVSLSMAVDPSPAEALGVATDQLQEAGSAQDRTRTEILRGEPLHEDERKPTDVQIAHFDVNDATSKYTDRLNAFDSFINIEQGYAELMRYMRKAHDSLSFFVGGDNIIAICSGVDREGFADAIEHVNEAVGVDLKVGVGRARTAQDAGMTAKHALETCREENTDVEFGDR
- the udk gene encoding uridine kinase, which gives rise to MFIGIAGGTGAGKTTVARRITDGVESVRVLPLDNYYRDRSSLSSEERARVNYDHPDAFDWPLVREHLEALEAGEAVEMPQYDFERHLRTDETVHVAPGEVVVVEGILALYDDAVRERLDLRLYVETDADVRVLRRIERDVEERGRELEGVIEQYLTTVKPMHEQFVRPTKRDADLIIPEGANETAVALLRERIEAVV